From the genome of Ktedonobacterales bacterium:
TGAAACGGTGAACCTGGCGCGCCTCATCCAGCGATCAGCGATTGACCAACAGATGCTGACACCCGGACGAACCATAGAGACAGTGGTTGAGCATGACCCCTGCCAGGTTCAGGGAGACCAGACACAGCTACAACAGATCATCATGCGCCTGCTCAAGAATGCCGTCAGATACAGCCATCCTGACAAGCCTATCAGCGTGTCTCTGCGCTGCACCCCCGAAAACAACCCGCTGTGGGCAGAGGTTAGCGTGCGCGATCAGGGCGTGGGCATTCCCCGCGCCGATCTCCCCCATATTTTCGAGCGTTTTTATCGGGTCATCGGCAACGAGCAGCGGGCGCGCGTGGCCGGGATTCGCCCCCCAGGCAACGAGCCAACCAACCTGGGGCTGGGCCTCTATCTCTGTAAGCAGTTGATTGAACGCATGGGCGGACATATCTGGGCAGAAAGCGTGGAGGGGAAAGGAACCATCGTGAGCTTTACAGCGCCGCTGAAGCAGTAGCTCGCGCGCTGACAGCAGAGCTAATCGTTTGCAGCCGATTCTGCCCGCCAGATCGCCACCTGATGGTTGACAAAATCAATATACCCCAGGGTATTGTTACCATCAGAGGAGGGGGCGTAAATGGGCAGAATTGCTTCAACCGTCTTGATGCCCCGGTTAACGAAGAAAATACGCATATAGTGGAACCAGCCTGCAATCCCTTCAGGCCAGGTAGGCCAGCAGGCCCAGCGCCCGCAGCGTGTATCGCTCGCCAGCCCCTGTGTATAGCCAGGGTTATGGTAGGTAGCAGCTACCGAACCATCGGACGCCTCGCGGCTCTCTTTCATCCAGAAAGCCAGGGCAAAGACAGGATCGATCCCATATTGGATACCAGAGGCGTACACATCCCCGGCATAGGGCAAGATAGGGCTGTTGACCCGTTCGAGAACACGCTCGATCTCCACCACCGAAATCGTCGGGCTGCGCGCGATCAGACTTGCTGGCGGCTTTGTCGGCACAGGGGTGGGGGGCGGCGGCGCTGGCACCAGGCCCAATAATTGGCCGCCGAAGTTCAATACATTCGGCGCTAACCCTTCAACCAGCCCGGTTCCTATCAGCGCCAGCCCAAAAATAGCGGCAAAGAGGCCCAGACGCATCCCACGCCAGCGGACTGGCAACGCAAGCCGCAGCCTGGGCGCTTTTGAGGGAACCGGCGGCGTGTCAGGCGACTCTCCAGCCCTCGCTGGCAAGGCTTTCGGCTGCGCCGGAGGAAGCGGCGCAGTAATTACCGTAAGCTGTCTTGCCAGTTGCTCGCGTTCCTCAGGGGTCATCGCCAGGTCATCCTCCGTCTGATGAGCTTGCTGGCTCCCAACAAGCCAGGTCACAGGTGGTTTGGAGGAAGCACGCCTCCACTCTGAACACTCTAGCACAGGAAGCATTCTTCAGACAATGCTACAGCCGAGCTATCAGGACCAAGGTACTATTACAGGCAGCGAGGAGCCGGAAACCAGGCAGTACCTGGTTTCCGGCTCCTCGCTGCCTGTAGAGTGCGGGCTATTCCTCTTCTTCAGCAGCCGCGCCAGCAGCCGCGGCGGCCCCATCGGCTGGCTTGTAACTGCTGATATTGGTGCGGATTTGCTGATCAATCGCGGCAGCCACATCCGAGTTCTGGCGCAAATACTCTTTGGCGTTCTCGCGGCCCTGGCCCAGACGAATATCGCCCACCGTAAACCACGCGCCGCTCTTCTTTACAATACCCATCTCCAGGCCCAGATCGAGCAGCCCGCCCTCGCGGGAGATACCCTCGTTAAACATGATGTCAAACTCAGCAACCTTGAAAGGCGGGGCCACTTTGTTCTTGACCACCTTGACCTTCGTGCGGTTGCCCACCACATCCGTACCCATCTTCAGGCTCTCAATGCGGCGAATCTCCAGACGCACCGAGGAGTAAAACTTGAGCGCCCGCCCACCTGGCGTGACTTCCGGGTTGCCAAACATCACGCCCACCTTCTCACGAAGCTGGTTGGTGAAGACCACCGCCGTCTTGGAGTTATTGATCGCGCCCGTCAGCTTGCGCAGCGCCTGGCTCATTAAGCGCGCCTGCAAGCCCACATGGGCATCACCCATCTCGCCTTCGATCTCAGCGCGTGGCGCAAGCGCCGCCACCGAATCAACCACCACCACATCAATCGCGCCGCTGCGCACCAGCATCTCGACGATCTCCAGACCCTGCTCCGCCGTATCTGGCTGCGAGATCAGCAGATCGCTCGTGTTAATGCCGCACTTCTCAGCATAGCTGGGGTCCAGGGCATGCTCGGCATCTACGAACGCCGCCACACCGCCCTTCGCCTGCGCCTGCGCGATGATATGCTGACAGAGGGTCGTTTTGCCAGAAGATTCCGGGCCGTAGATTTCGGTGACACGACCACGCGGGATACCGCCTATCCCCAGAGCTAGATCAAGACCCACCGAGCCGGTAGGAATTGACTCAACAAAGATCTTGGCGCGCGCCTCGCCCAGCTTCATGATCGCGCCCTTGCCAAACCGGCGCTCAATCTGTGACACCGCCATTTCCAGGGCTTTTTCGCGCTCTGAGGTGTTTGCGCCTGGCGCTGCGCTGATCCCTACGCTGCTCCGCTCTGCCGCCATATGATAATCTCCTCTCGGACTGGCATCGCCGCCTGTGGGCTTTATCTCCGCCCTGGCACAGCGCCAGCCTTACACCTTTCATCATCTGATGAATAGCTCAATGAGTTGGGGAAACCTTGAACAAGTGTACTATAGTTGAAGGCATTTCGTCAAGTCCTGCCATTGCGCTTGAACGCTCGCTGGCGCCTGCCCTCACAACATATATATCTTCTTTTCGACACAGACAAAAACGGAACGCGGGGCCGCCCGGCAGCCCCGCCATTCACATGCCCTGGCGGCCCTCCAGCGCGCGGCTCAGCGTCCCCTCATCAGCATATTCCAGGTCGCCCCCAATCGGCAGGCCACGCGCCAGCCGGGTCACTTTGACGCCATGCTGAGCCAGCAGCGGCGCGATGTA
Proteins encoded in this window:
- the recA gene encoding recombinase RecA; this encodes MAAERSSVGISAAPGANTSEREKALEMAVSQIERRFGKGAIMKLGEARAKIFVESIPTGSVGLDLALGIGGIPRGRVTEIYGPESSGKTTLCQHIIAQAQAKGGVAAFVDAEHALDPSYAEKCGINTSDLLISQPDTAEQGLEIVEMLVRSGAIDVVVVDSVAALAPRAEIEGEMGDAHVGLQARLMSQALRKLTGAINNSKTAVVFTNQLREKVGVMFGNPEVTPGGRALKFYSSVRLEIRRIESLKMGTDVVGNRTKVKVVKNKVAPPFKVAEFDIMFNEGISREGGLLDLGLEMGIVKKSGAWFTVGDIRLGQGRENAKEYLRQNSDVAAAIDQQIRTNISSYKPADGAAAAAGAAAEEEE